The genomic segment cttcccagagtgctgggattacaggtctgagccactgtgcctgaccatgaTGTTCTTGATGGCCTTGGGGCCAAATAGGATTCAAGAGATGTCATGGGGGGACATCATTTGGAGAGGGTTTGCTGAATCCCGGACACCTGAAGCTTGTTAACAGCTTGTGCCACGTGTGTCCTTTTAGTTTTCTTCTGTATCaaaagatctatttttttttttaaagatggggtttcaccatgatggccaggctggtcttgaatcctgacctcaggtgatccacccacctcggcctcccaaagtgctaggattacaggcgtgagctactgcgcctggccacaagATCTATTTTTATACAGACAAGCTCATTCTGAAGATGCAATTCTGAATCCTGTCTTACTGACATTGCATCACCTTTCCACATTATTACAAATTCCTCAGTTATCCTATTTATTCATTATTCCATAGCTGGACAAGCTTTAACCGATCTAACCAATCCCCTACTTTTGAGTATTTTAGATCATTTCCAGTTAGATTTTTTCAGCATTATACTAATTGCAAAGAACATCTTGGTGAATCATCATTCTCCCATGTTTATGATTATTTCACCCAAGGAGAAAACCACTCAAGGACACTCTTCTCAATGTGAGAAACAGCTAAAACAGAGACACAAGCTACCCTTGCAGAGAGGGAGCTCCCTGTCACACAAGACAGGCAAGCAGAGGCCAACCAAGAGCCCTTCCTGTCCCCTCAGCCCACCGGGGGAGTTTCAGATTGTGACCTCTCTAAAATCAGGACAGCACCAGTGACCACTGACTCAAGGGCCTATCCAGCCTATGAAAGTGATTTGCCCTCTGtagggtttgttttattttgtttcaattctGAACCAGCTGTTAACATTTTGAAACTGGGAGATTTCACATACAAACCTGGATTTCTTGATTCTTCTTAAAAATGAAGAGATCCGGAGCTGAGAAGCAGCTGTCTCATGAGACAGAGTGTGTCCCTGCTGTGTCCCTAGCTAACATGGTCCTGCTGCTGTGATGACATGTCCCAGCCCTTGCACACCTCTTCTACTGCCCAGAGAGTCCTGAAAGCACCTCCAGCTGTGGACCAGGCCTTCTCACACCACTCTAGTTCCAGACCCCAGGAAGGCTGACGTTTCTGATTAAACAGGCAGCCCCAGCGATGAAAGGGGGAGACACAGGGAAGTCCTGACCTTCCACCAGAAAAGAACCTGATCCTCAGCTTTGTCACCCCACAGCGGGGTCAGCACACATGCTGCAGGGGACTGGGGTCTGTGTCACAACCTGTCCTCTCCCACAGGGATGGTCATGCTGTTCCTGCATAGAGGGAACCTTAAGAGACTGTCATGAATTCCTGCACTATATCCCTCACCAAGCCCTGTTACAGACagggaaaactgaggttcaaggTCACCCAGTTAATAGTGTGAGGAGGCCTAGCTGGGAGGGCAATGCTTAACCCAAAGGTAGACCCTGCAGAGGGCAGATGCAGGCCTTGGCAGACAAGACTGCCTACCCCCCAGTACAGAGCTTCCACAGTCCCCTACTCACTCATCCTCTGTCTCCAGGACATCCCGGGGCACAGGAAGCAGGGACAGGAGGCAGGCTTGGCTCATATGCTGGATCTCTCCTAGCCGCTGCTGGTGCTGAGGCTCCGACATGTGGTCCTGGAACTCCTGCAGCAGGAGGGAGTCGGGGATGGGCCTGGGGCATGAGCCTGGGACAGTGGGCAAGGGTGGGGCCTGGGGAGGCAGACCCCAACCTCATCATGAGCCAATTTCTCTCACCACATATTTCTCTCATGTGGGCTACAGCAGCCATGATAAACTGAGACATGGAGTACATGCCAGCCCGAGCTTCTACCCCTCCTAGAGAATGTGTGAGTGTCTCAAAGACAATGAGCAGCCTGGTTAGCATCCAGGCCTCCAAGGCTCTGCAAGGTGAGGCACAGAGTGACAGAGCTCACAGCACCGGAGTAGTAATAATACAAGTACAATGCGATCATGACTACTACTACACTCACTTTGGGCCAGGCCTGCACTCAGGACTCCAGCGTCAAGTTGTTGAATCCCCACAACCACCCAATAAGGCAGGTTCtaaatcctttattttcttttctttgttttttttgagacagagtctccctctatttcccaggctggagtgcaatggtgcaatctcggctcactgcaaccttcgcctcccgggttcaagggattctcctgcctcagtcccgagtagctgggattacaggcatttgccaccacgcccagctaattttgtattttcagtggagatggggtttctccatgttggtcagactggtctccaactcccgacctcaggtgatccgcctgcctcagcctcccaaagtgctgggattataggcatgcgccatcagGCCTGGCTCTAAGTTTCTTTGTCTGATGCAAGAGGAAACAGGCACGGGGTGGAATTCGCTTTCCAAGGCCCCACGCTACTCAGAGCCAATATGAACCTGGTCTGCCTGACTTTCAAAacctgcttgagcccaagaggccagtgggctgagatcatgccactgcattccaacctgggagacagaggaagactctgtctcaaaaaaaaacaaaaacaaaactgccaaAACCTGCCTTCTTGGCTGATCAGGAAATGTTTCCAAGCAAATGCACGTCTGCTCAGGGCAGGGCCCAGTGCAGCCTGAGGCAGCCTTGGGAGAGCAGGCTGGCCTTTCCGTGGaggccccacccctccccacccttaTCTCCTGTATCAGTACCTGCTGGCTGGAGCAGCTGGTCTTGCAGATGTAGCAGAAGAACTGGAGGGTCTGCTTAGAGGGCGTGCTGGTAGCCGCAGGGGTGGAGAAGGTGGAGTCACTGGGGCGCGGCAGGGGTGTCAGAGGTACAGTGCTAAAGGCCCGGCTGTCACTGCTCTGCAGAATGGTGACCTTCAGGGAGCCCCCAGCGCCCCACACCTGCACCAGGAGCAGGAGCTGAGCTTCCACCAACTGTGTATTTACAGTGGCCCCCCCCAGCACCCAACATCTACCAACACTGTCTCATCAGATCTTTctgacagggaaactgaggctctgagctGTTAGGTCACAGGTAGAAAACACTGCAGTCAGGATGGGAACCCAGGTCATCCTAACTCTAAAGAACCACCCATCCCACCTCTTGTAtaacagatgggtaaactgagacTCCTGGAAGGGGATGGGTTTGCCCCCAGTTATGCAGAGCTGGGAATGAAACCCCAGAGAGAGGCTTCCACTCTGTACTCTTTCCATGAGAGCAACATTACTCATGAGAGGAGACCGGGGCTTTGGCCTGGGGATGGGCAGGCTGGAAGGGATGGATGTGAAGACAGCACAACAGCAAGAGGGTCCCATCCAGAACAAACACTGTCAAGCCCAGCCTGTTCTGCCCCCCATCCTAGGCCGAGGGCCATCATCCCATTTCACAGTGGGGAAAACACAAGGAGGCCCTGAGGTGGCCTGGGGCACAAAGAGACCATCCCACCCCACTGGGCTCTGTGGCCTCGCACTGCCACATCAGCGCCTCTACCCACCCCCGGCAtctctctcactctgttttcACATTCTCCCACATCTAGGCCACTGGCCGGCTCCTTCTGGCTCTCTTCCATGCTGACTTGGGTGCTCACAGGCTCTGGCAAGGTCTTTTCCATGCCTGAAATGACAGATGTGCTCTGTTTCCTAGAGTGTAtctcccacccaccccaggcTCACGAGCTGCCTTCTCCTTCCACAGCCAGAACCTGCAGGCCCCCAGCATGGATCCCAGGCAGCACCCAGTCAGGGCTGGACAGCATCGGGGAGGAATGGAGGGTCTGAGCAGAGCTGTCCCATCACCAGACCAGCTGGGAGCCAATGTTCACTTACCTTCACCAGCTTCTACTGTATCAGGTGGCGTCTCCAGCCCGCAGACATGAACCCCAACTCGTGCTTGCTCTGGAGCCAGCACCGACACCTGTGGCTGGGTCTGAGGCTGCTCATCAGTCTGCTCTGGTAGCTGTACTGGCACCTGCACTGGGGGCTGCTCCTGTGGCTGGACCCTGGGCTGTGCTTGTATATGGACCTGTGGATATGTCTGTGTCTGGGCCTGCttctgcagctgcagctgcaacTGCCTTGGGGGCTGTGAATGTGCCTGGGGCTGAAGCCGCTTCTGtggctctgcctcctgctgcAGCTGCACCTCCTTTGGGGCCTGTGAACATGCCTGTGGCTGTACCTGTGGCTGCACCTGCTTCTGtggctctgcctcctgctgcAGCTGTGGCTGCACCTGCTTCTGTTGCGGGACTAAGTGCTCTGGAGAAGTCTGTGTTTGTGCCTGCTTCTGCAGCTTTGGCTGCACCGGGGTGTCTGTGGGTGGTATCCGTGGCTGAGTCTGTGGCTGCACCTGGGCCTGGACCTGCAGGACCCGTGGCTGGAATCGTGGCAGCACTTGGGCTTCCAGGGGCTCAGGCAGCAGGTCTGGTGTCTGTGTCTGCTTTGGTACTGTCATCCGGGCCTGTGGCTGGACCTTCACCTGTAGCTGCCCCAGAGGTCCCTTCTCTGTGAGCTCTTCTGAGCTAGGAAGGATCAAAAAGAATATCCAAGTCACATCTTCAAAGAGGCCCCAGGGGCTCCCAAGAAAGGCCAAAactaggctgagcatggtggctcgcagctgtaatcccagcactttgggaggctgaggtagatggacaatttgaggtcaggagtttgagaccagcatggtcaacatggtttcacctgggattataggcgtgagccactgtgcccagcccaagacTCAGTTTCTATTGCTGGCTCTACCACTTATAAGCTGGGGATTTGGACAAACTCCTTTGGCTGTCTAGGCCTCAGTTTCACCTAAATAAACGAGGGAGGATCATTCTCAACTCCCACAACTTGCTGACATATATCCAGCTGGCTCTGTAAACAACCCACCCTTTATAGTCTCAGAAGAACATCTCCACCTCTcccacccagccacccagctTGGCCTACAGGTGGCTCAGTCCTAAGGAAGACACCAGAGTCTGGCCCGGAGCATCCCCAGGTCTGGTGTGGAAATAAGTATGGCCTTCCTCCAAGTCAGAGGCCAAGGCCCTTTCCTGGCTCCAGCTCTGCTGAAGAGTACACTCCCTCTGCCACTGGCTCCAGCTCTGCTGAAGAGTACACTCCCTCTGCCACTGGCTTTTGCAGGATTGAGAGCACAGGGCACCCGGGCCCAGGTCAGGTTTTCAGAATCAGTTACCTCCTCAACCTCTTGGCTGGTGGCTCGGACACCTCACAAGGCTGAGGCTCGGGTGTTGAAGCGTGTTTTTCCTTGGCGACGTCCTCTGGGCAGGGCGGTGAATCTTGGTCTGGAATGGAGGCAGGAGTGAGGGAACTCAGATTTTGGGGAGAACATTTCTGAGCTCCATGAGATGGGGCCTGggctcacccccttcccaccaaGAACCCTGGTCTCCCACATCTGCCTCTATCACCTGCTGACCCGCCCAGCCCCcacctcatccatgtccctctgAAGGGccagcagcctccctccctcacctTCTGATGTGTCCATCCGGGGCTCTTCGGCTTCCTCAGACCCCTCTGGGGGGTCTGACTTGTCTTCCACAGGCATTGTCTGAGAAGAAGAATCCTGCTTCCTTTCAGAAACTATTTTTAACATCTGATACCCACCTCTATCAATACCTCCTTACCTAAGGGTGGCTGCCCTATCCTCCAGGGGATGATGGGGCCCAGGAGATCTCTGGTGGGCCTGGCCCCAGAGCTGCCGAGTGGATGATCTTAGTAAAAATGCCCCAGCAGTGGTGTCTACGAGATTCTATCTAGTTGCCTGTTAAATAAACCCAGGTTTCGGGGGCATGATCCTTCTCCTGGCCACAGTGCTACCTCTGACCTAA from the Callithrix jacchus isolate 240 chromosome 1, calJac240_pri, whole genome shotgun sequence genome contains:
- the CIZ1 gene encoding cip1-interacting zinc finger protein isoform X1 → MFSQQQQQQLQQLQQQQLQQQQLQQQQLLQLQQLLQQSPPQAPLPVAVSRGLSPQQPQQPLLNLQGTNSASLLNGSMLQRALLLQQLQGLDQFAMPPATYDSAGLTMPTATLGNLRGYSMATPGLPAPSLTAPSLTPPQLATPNLQQFFPQATRQSLLGPPPVGVPMNPSQFNLSGRNPQKQARTSSSTPNRKDSSSQTMPVEDKSDPPEGSEEAEEPRMDTSEDQDSPPCPEDVAKEKHASTPEPQPCEVSEPPAKRLRSSEELTEKGPLGQLQVKVQPQARMTVPKQTQTPDLLPEPLEAQVLPRFQPRVLQVQAQVQPQTQPRIPPTDTPVQPKLQKQAQTQTSPEHLVPQQKQVQPQLQQEAEPQKQVQPQVQPQACSQAPKEVQLQQEAEPQKRLQPQAHSQPPRQLQLQLQKQAQTQTYPQVHIQAQPRVQPQEQPPVQVPVQLPEQTDEQPQTQPQVSVLAPEQARVGVHVCGLETPPDTVEAGEGMEKTLPEPVSTQVSMEESQKEPASGLDVGECENRVREMPGVWGAGGSLKVTILQSSDSRAFSTVPLTPLPRPSDSTFSTPAATSTPSKQTLQFFCYICKTSCSSQQEFQDHMSEPQHQQRLGEIQHMSQACLLSLLPVPRDVLETEDEEPPPRRWCNTCQLYYMGDLIQHRRTQDHKIAKQSLRPFCTICNRYFKTPRKFVEHVKSQGHKDKAKELKSLEKEIACQDEDHFITVDAVGCFEGDEEEEEDDEDEEEIEVEEEFCKQVRSRDISIEEWKGSETYSPNTAYGVDFLVPVMGYVCRVCHKFYHSNSGAQLSHCKSLAHFENLQKYKAAKNPSPTTRPVSRRCAINARNALTALFASGGRPPSQPSTHDKTPSKVTARSSQPPLPRRSTRLKT
- the CIZ1 gene encoding cip1-interacting zinc finger protein isoform X7 produces the protein MFSQQQQQQLQQLQQQQLQQQQLQQQQLLQLQQLLQQSPPQAPLPVAVSRGLSPQQPQQPLLNLQGTNSASLLNGSMLQRALLLQQLQGLDQFAMPPATYDSAGLTMPTATLGNLRGYSMATPGLPAPSLTAPSLTPPQLATPNLQQFFPQATRQSLLGPPPVGVPMNPSQFNLSGRNPQKQARTSSSTPNRKDSSSQTMPVEDKSDPPEGSEEAEEPRMDTSEDQDSPPCPEDVAKEKHASTPEPQPCEVSEPPAKRLRSSEELTEKGPLGQLQVKVQPQARMTVPKQTQTPDLLPEPLEAQVLPRFQPRVLQVQAQVQPQTQPRIPPTDTPVQPKLQKQAQTQTSPEHLVPQQKQVQPQLQQEAEPQKQVQPQVQPQACSQAPKEVQLQQEAEPQKRLQPQAHSQPPRQLQLQLQKQAQTQTYPQVHIQAQPRVQPQEQPPVQVPVQLPEQTDEQPQTQPQVSVLAPEQARVGVHVCGLETPPDTVEAGEGMEKTLPEPVSTQVSMEESQKEPASGLDVGECENRVWGAGGSLKVTILQSSDSRAFSTVPLTPLPRPSDSTFSTPAATSTPSKQTLQFFCYICKTSCSSQQEFQDHMSEPQHQQRLGEIQHMSQACLLSLLPVPRDVLETEDEEPPPRRWCNTCQLYYMGDLIQHRRTQDHKIAKQSLRPFCTICNRYFKTPRKFVEHVKSQGHKDKAKELKSLEKEIACQDEDHFITVDAVGCFEGDEEEEEDDEDEEEIEVRSRDISIEEWKGSETYSPNTAYGVDFLVPVMGYVCRVCHKFYHSNSGAQLSHCKSLAHFENLQKYKAAKNPSPTTRPVSRRCAINARNALTALFASGGRPPSQPSTHDKTPSKVTARSSQPPLPRRSTRLKT
- the CIZ1 gene encoding cip1-interacting zinc finger protein isoform X21, which codes for MFSQQQQQQLQQLQQQQLQQQQLQQQQLLQLQQLLQQSPPQAPLPVAVSRGLSPQQPQQPLLNLQGTNSASLLNGSMLQRALLLQQLQGLDQFAMPPATYDSAGLTMPTATLGNLRGYSMATPGLPAPSLTAPSLTPPQLATPNLQQFFPQATRQSLLGPPPVGVPMNPSQFNLSGRNPQKQARTSSSTPNRKTMPVEDKSDPPEGSEEAEEPRMDTSEDQDSPPCPEDVAKEKHASTPEPQPCEVSEPPAKRLRSSEELTEKGPLGQLQVKVQPQARMTVPKQTQTPDLLPEPLEAQVLPRFQPRVLQVQAQVQPQTQPRIPPTDTPVQPKLQKQAQTQTSPEHLVPQQKQVQPQLQQEAEPQKQVQPQVQPQACSQAPKEVQLQQEAEPQKRLQPQAHSQPPRQLQLQLQKQAQTQTYPQVHIQAQPRVQPQEQPPVQVPVQLPEQTDEQPQTQPQVSVLAPEQARVGVHVCGLETPPDTVEAGEGMEKTLPEPVSTQVSMEESQKEPASGLDVGECENRVWGAGGSLKVTILQSSDSRAFSTVPLTPLPRPSDSTFSTPAATSTPSKQTLQFFCYICKTSCSSQQEFQDHMSEPQHQQRLGEIQHMSQACLLSLLPVPRDVLETEDEEPPPRRWCNTCQLYYMGDLIQHRRTQDHKIAKQSLRPFCTICNRYFKTPRKFVEHVKSQGHKDKAKELKSLEKEIACQDEDHFITVDAVGCFEGDEEEEEDDEDEEEIEVRSRDISIEEWKGSETYSPNTAYGVDFLVPVMGYVCRVCHKFYHSNSGAQLSHCKSLAHFENLQKYKAAKNPSPTTRPVSRRCAINARNALTALFASGGRPPSQPSTHDKTPSKAL
- the CIZ1 gene encoding cip1-interacting zinc finger protein isoform X4, whose amino-acid sequence is MFSQQQQQQLQQLQQQQLQQQQLQQQQLLQLQQLLQQSPPQAPLPVAVSRGLSPQQPQQPLLNLQGTNSASLLNGSMLQRALLLQQLQGLDQFAMPPATYDSAGLTMPTATLGNLRGYSMATPGLPAPSLTAPSLTPPQLATPNLQQFFPQATRQSLLGPPPVGVPMNPSQFNLSGRNPQKQARTSSSTPNRKDSSSQTMPVEDKSDPPEGSEEAEEPRMDTSEDQDSPPCPEDVAKEKHASTPEPQPCEVSEPPAKRLRSSEELTEKGPLGQLQVKVQPQARMTVPKQTQTPDLLPEPLEAQVLPRFQPRVLQVQAQVQPQTQPRIPPTDTPVQPKLQKQAQTQTSPEHLVPQQKQVQPQLQQEAEPQKQVQPQVQPQACSQAPKEVQLQQEAEPQKRLQPQAHSQPPRQLQLQLQKQAQTQTYPQVHIQAQPRVQPQEQPPVQVPVQLPEQTDEQPQTQPQVSVLAPEQARVGVHVCGLETPPDTVEAGEGMEKTLPEPVSTQVSMEESQKEPASGLDVGECENRVREMPGVWGAGGSLKVTILQSSDSRAFSTVPLTPLPRPSDSTFSTPAATSTPSKQTLQFFCYICKTSCSSQQEFQDHMSEPQHQQRLGEIQHMSQACLLSLLPVPRDVLETEDEEPPPRRWCNTCQLYYMGDLIQHRRTQDHKIAKQSLRPFCTICNRYFKTPRKFVEHVKSQGHKDKAKELKSLEKEIACQDEDHFITVDAVGCFEGDEEEEEDDEDEEEIEVRSRDISIEEWKGSETYSPNTAYGVDFLVPVMGYVCRVCHKFYHSNSGAQLSHCKSLAHFENLQKYKAAKNPSPTTRPVSRRCAINARNALTALFASGGRPPSQPSTHDKTPSKVTARSSQPPLPRRSTRLKT
- the CIZ1 gene encoding cip1-interacting zinc finger protein isoform X42 → MFSQQQQQQLQQLQQQQLQQQQLQQQQLLQLQQLLQQSPPQAPLPVAVSRGLSPQQPQQPLLNLQGTNSASLLNGSMLQRALLLQQLQGLDQFAMPPATYDSAGLTMPTATLGNLRGYSMATPGLPAPSLTAPSLTPPQLATPNLQQFFPQATRQSLLGPPPVGVPMNPSQFNLSGRNPQKQARTSSSTPNRKTMPVEDKSDPPEGSEEAEEPRMDTSEDQDSPPCPEDVAKEKHASTPEPQPCEVSEPPAKRLRSSEELTEKGPLGQLQVKVQPQARMTVPKQTQTPDLLPEPLEAQVLPRFQPRVLQVQAQVQPQTQPRIPPTDTPVQPKLQKQAQTQTSPEHLVPQQKQVQPQLQQEAEPQKQVQPQVQPQACSQAPKEVQLQQEAEPQKRLQPQAHSQPPRQLQLQLQKQAQTQTYPQVHIQAQPRVQPQEQPPVQVPVQLPEQTDEQPQTQPQVSVLAPEQARVGVHVCGLETPPDTVEAGEGMEKTLPEPVSTQVSMEESQKEPASGLDVGECENRVWGAGGSLKVTILQSSDSRAFSTVPLTPLPRPSDSTFSTPAATSTPSKQTLQFFCYICKTSCSSQQEFQDHMSEPQHQQRLGEIQHMSQACLLSLLPVPRDVLETEDEEPPPRRWCNTCQLYYMGDLIQHRRTQDHKIAKQSLRPFCTICNRYFKTPRKFVEHVKSQGHKDKAKELKSLEKEIACQDEDHFITVDAVGCFEGDEEEEEDDEDEEEIEVEEEFCKQVRSRDISIEEWKGSETYSPNTAYGVDFLVPVMGYVCRVCHKFYHSNSGAQLSHCKSLAHFENLQAL
- the CIZ1 gene encoding cip1-interacting zinc finger protein isoform X16, translated to MFSQQQQQQLQQLQQQQLQQQQLQQQQLLQLQQLLQQSPPQAPLPVAVSRGLSPQQPQQPLLNLQGTNSASLLNGSMLQRALLLQQLQGLDQFAMPPATYDSAGLTMPTATLGNLRGYSMATPGLPAPSLTAPSLTPPQLATPNLQQFFPQATRQSLLGPPPVGVPMNPSQFNLSGRNPQKQARTSSSTPNRKTMPVEDKSDPPEGSEEAEEPRMDTSEDQDSPPCPEDVAKEKHASTPEPQPCEVSEPPAKRLRSSEELTEKGPLGQLQVKVQPQARMTVPKQTQTPDLLPEPLEAQVLPRFQPRVLQVQAQVQPQTQPRIPPTDTPVQPKLQKQAQTQTSPEHLVPQQKQVQPQLQQEAEPQKQVQPQVQPQACSQAPKEVQLQQEAEPQKRLQPQAHSQPPRQLQLQLQKQAQTQTYPQVHIQAQPRVQPQEQPPVQVPVQLPEQTDEQPQTQPQVSVLAPEQARVGVHVCGLETPPDTVEAGEGMEKTLPEPVSTQVSMEESQKEPASGLDVGECENRVWGAGGSLKVTILQSSDSRAFSTVPLTPLPRPSDSTFSTPAATSTPSKQTLQFFCYICKTSCSSQQEFQDHMSEPQHQQRLGEIQHMSQACLLSLLPVPRDVLETEDEEPPPRRWCNTCQLYYMGDLIQHRRTQDHKIAKQSLRPFCTICNRYFKTPRKFVEHVKSQGHKDKAKELKSLEKEIACQDEDHFITVDAVGCFEGDEEEEEDDEDEEEIEVEEEFCKQVRSRDISIEEWKGSETYSPNTAYGVDFLVPVMGYVCRVCHKFYHSNSGAQLSHCKSLAHFENLQKYKAAKNPSPTTRPVSRRCAINARNALTALFASGGRPPSQPSTHDKTPSKAL
- the CIZ1 gene encoding cip1-interacting zinc finger protein isoform X17, with protein sequence MFSQQQQQQLQQLQQQQLQQQQLQQQQLLQLQQLLQQSPPQAPLPVAVSRGLSPQQPQQPLLNLQGTNSASLLNGSMLQRALLLQQLQGLDQFAMPPATYDSAGLTMPTATLGNLRGYSMATPGLPAPSLTAPSLTPPQLATPNLQQFFPQATRQSLLGPPPVGVPMNPSQFNLSGRNPQKQARTSSSTPNRKTMPVEDKSDPPEGSEEAEEPRMDTSEDQDSPPCPEDVAKEKHASTPEPQPCEVSEPPAKRLRSSEELTEKGPLGQLQVKVQPQARMTVPKQTQTPDLLPEPLEAQVLPRFQPRVLQVQAQVQPQTQPRIPPTDTPVQPKLQKQAQTQTSPEHLVPQQKQVQPQLQQEAEPQKQVQPQVQPQACSQAPKEVQLQQEAEPQKRLQPQAHSQPPRQLQLQLQKQAQTQTYPQVHIQAQPRVQPQEQPPVQVPVQLPEQTDEQPQTQPQVSVLAPEQARVGVHVCGLETPPDTVEAGEGMEKTLPEPVSTQVSMEESQKEPASGLDVGECENRVREMPGVWGAGGSLKVTILQSSDSRAFSTVPLTPLPRPSDSTFSTPAATSTPSKQTLQFFCYICKTSCSSQQEFQDHMSEPQHQQRLGEIQHMSQACLLSLLPVPRDVLETEDEEPPPRRWCNTCQLYYMGDLIQHRRTQDHKIAKQSLRPFCTICNRYFKTPRKFVEHVKSQGHKDKAKELKSLEKEIACQDEDHFITVDAVGCFEGDEEEEEDDEDEEEIEVRSRDISIEEWKGSETYSPNTAYGVDFLVPVMGYVCRVCHKFYHSNSGAQLSHCKSLAHFENLQKYKAAKNPSPTTRPVSRRCAINARNALTALFASGGRPPSQPSTHDKTPSKAL
- the CIZ1 gene encoding cip1-interacting zinc finger protein isoform X10, which encodes MFSQQQQQQLQQLQQQQLQQQQLQQQQLLQLQQLLQQSPPQAPLPVAVSRGLSPQQPQQPLLNLQGTNSASLLNGSMLQRALLLQQLQGLDQFAMPPATYDSAGLTMPTATLGNLRGYSMATPGLPAPSLTAPSLTPPQLATPNLQQFFPQATRQSLLGPPPVGVPMNPSQFNLSGRNPQKQARTSSSTPNRKTMPVEDKSDPPEGSEEAEEPRMDTSEDQDSPPCPEDVAKEKHASTPEPQPCEVSEPPAKRLRSSEELTEKGPLGQLQVKVQPQARMTVPKQTQTPDLLPEPLEAQVLPRFQPRVLQVQAQVQPQTQPRIPPTDTPVQPKLQKQAQTQTSPEHLVPQQKQVQPQLQQEAEPQKQVQPQVQPQACSQAPKEVQLQQEAEPQKRLQPQAHSQPPRQLQLQLQKQAQTQTYPQVHIQAQPRVQPQEQPPVQVPVQLPEQTDEQPQTQPQVSVLAPEQARVGVHVCGLETPPDTVEAGEGMEKTLPEPVSTQVSMEESQKEPASGLDVGECENRVWGAGGSLKVTILQSSDSRAFSTVPLTPLPRPSDSTFSTPAATSTPSKQTLQFFCYICKTSCSSQQEFQDHMSEPQHQQRLGEIQHMSQACLLSLLPVPRDVLETEDEEPPPRRWCNTCQLYYMGDLIQHRRTQDHKIAKQSLRPFCTICNRYFKTPRKFVEHVKSQGHKDKAKELKSLEKEIACQDEDHFITVDAVGCFEGDEEEEEDDEDEEEIEVRSRDISIEEWKGSETYSPNTAYGVDFLVPVMGYVCRVCHKFYHSNSGAQLSHCKSLAHFENLQKYKAAKNPSPTTRPVSRRCAINARNALTALFASGGRPPSQPSTHDKTPSKVTARSSQPPLPRRSTRLKT
- the CIZ1 gene encoding cip1-interacting zinc finger protein isoform X6, whose translation is MFSQQQQQQLQQLQQQQLQQQQLQQQQLLQLQQLLQQSPPQAPLPVAVSRGLSPQQPQQPLLNLQGTNSASLLNGSMLQRALLLQQLQGLDQFAMPPATYDSAGLTMPTATLGNLRGYSMATPGLPAPSLTAPSLTPPQLATPNLQQFFPQATRQSLLGPPPVGVPMNPSQFNLSGRNPQKQARTSSSTPNRKTMPVEDKSDPPEGSEEAEEPRMDTSEDQDSPPCPEDVAKEKHASTPEPQPCEVSEPPAKRLRSSEELTEKGPLGQLQVKVQPQARMTVPKQTQTPDLLPEPLEAQVLPRFQPRVLQVQAQVQPQTQPRIPPTDTPVQPKLQKQAQTQTSPEHLVPQQKQVQPQLQQEAEPQKQVQPQVQPQACSQAPKEVQLQQEAEPQKRLQPQAHSQPPRQLQLQLQKQAQTQTYPQVHIQAQPRVQPQEQPPVQVPVQLPEQTDEQPQTQPQVSVLAPEQARVGVHVCGLETPPDTVEAGEGMEKTLPEPVSTQVSMEESQKEPASGLDVGECENRVREMPGVWGAGGSLKVTILQSSDSRAFSTVPLTPLPRPSDSTFSTPAATSTPSKQTLQFFCYICKTSCSSQQEFQDHMSEPQHQQRLGEIQHMSQACLLSLLPVPRDVLETEDEEPPPRRWCNTCQLYYMGDLIQHRRTQDHKIAKQSLRPFCTICNRYFKTPRKFVEHVKSQGHKDKAKELKSLEKEIACQDEDHFITVDAVGCFEGDEEEEEDDEDEEEIEVRSRDISIEEWKGSETYSPNTAYGVDFLVPVMGYVCRVCHKFYHSNSGAQLSHCKSLAHFENLQKYKAAKNPSPTTRPVSRRCAINARNALTALFASGGRPPSQPSTHDKTPSKVTARSSQPPLPRRSTRLKT
- the CIZ1 gene encoding cip1-interacting zinc finger protein isoform X37, whose translation is MFSQQQQQQLQQLQQQQLQQQQLQQQQLLQLQQLLQQSPPQAPLPVAVSRGLSPQQPQQPLLNLQGTNSASLLNGSMLQRALLLQQLQGLDQFAMPPATYDSAGLTMPTATLGNLRGYSMATPGLPAPSLTAPSLTPPQLATPNLQQFFPQATRQSLLGPPPVGVPMNPSQFNLSGRNPQKQARTSSSTPNRKDSSSQTMPVEDKSDPPEGSEEAEEPRMDTSEDQDSPPCPEDVAKEKHASTPEPQPCEVSEPPAKRLRSSEELTEKGPLGQLQVKVQPQARMTVPKQTQTPDLLPEPLEAQVLPRFQPRVLQVQAQVQPQTQPRIPPTDTPVQPKLQKQAQTQTSPEHLVPQQKQVQPQLQQEAEPQKQVQPQVQPQACSQAPKEVQLQQEAEPQKRLQPQAHSQPPRQLQLQLQKQAQTQTYPQVHIQAQPRVQPQEQPPVQVPVQLPEQTDEQPQTQPQVSVLAPEQARVGVHVCGLETPPDTVEAGEGMEKTLPEPVSTQVSMEESQKEPASGLDVGECENRVREMPGVWGAGGSLKVTILQSSDSRAFSTVPLTPLPRPSDSTFSTPAATSTPSKQTLQFFCYICKTSCSSQQEFQDHMSEPQHQQRLGEIQHMSQACLLSLLPVPRDVLETEDEEPPPRRWCNTCQLYYMGDLIQHRRTQDHKIAKQSLRPFCTICNRYFKTPRKFVEHVKSQGHKDKAKELKSLEKEIACQDEDHFITVDAVGCFEGDEEEEEDDEDEEEIEVEEEFCKQVRSRDISIEEWKGSETYSPNTAYGVDFLVPVMGYVCRVCHKFYHSNSGAQLSHCKSLAHFENLQAL